The Eleutherodactylus coqui strain aEleCoq1 chromosome 13, aEleCoq1.hap1, whole genome shotgun sequence genome includes a window with the following:
- the ENGASE gene encoding cytosolic endo-beta-N-acetylglucosaminidase gives MKVYKEVIRYESAPLSARHHDRGTTEPISFFFSNMEELLSWKPTNQDMFNIAVTPLAKRYPPIDSHRPKTLVCHDMMGGYLEDRFIQGADSKDVYVFYHWQYIDIFVYFSHRMFTLPPVCWTNAAHKHGVSVLGTFITEWEDGDKSCESFLAGDESAYKAVADQMVSLAHFYRFDGWLINIENALSPVAVSRIPLFLSYLTEKLHSQVPGGLVLWYDSVIHSGELKWQNELNDENRQFFNVCDGIFTNYNWKEEQLQRMTAEPRKTEIYVGVDIFARGDVIGGKFETFKSLEMIRQYGFSAALFAPGWVFECFNREQFLENQHRFWSLLEKQLYSHSLSTLPICSSFCLGRGKKRFSYGQAEDIGPWFNLSAQELQPFFTEVTIDEGASYVKSRICPQDAWHGGNSLLIEGMLSTETKGVSLRLFSLHVPAPEKLMLSIVYKFEGVPNVSASLELSTQDAPYCDVESVTAITASAPSQTRTLEPLSEPPLFLMTPEQDKTSGWIKKFYEVQLSGCLLTSSSVRFSRTKSNGESESFVCRIGEIRILDASLPLQPPVQPSDLTLSHVHWRRDQDSNQLFVSLTLHWSHAMDNVRHFRIYCRGVTCHRAPESQPHLLGLAHACVYRVVDLAVPNPCPPAPGRLEFSVQPVNKDTVEILPPTWGNLVLEFVEQTHTEV, from the exons CTAGACATCATGACCGAGGGACAACGGAGCCCATCAGCTTTTTCTTTTCAAATATGGAGGAGCTGCTTTCATGGAAACCAACCAATCAAGACATGTTTAATATCGCTGTGACACCTCTTGCAAAACGATATCCACCCATTGATAGCCATAGACCGAAGACTCTAGTCTGCCATGACATGATGGGAGGGTATCTTGAAGACAG GTTCATCCAGGGCGCTGACTCGAAGGACGTGTATGTCTTCTACCACTGGCAGTACATTGATATTTTTGTCTACTTCAGTCATCGGATGTTTACTCTTCCACCTGTGTGTTGGACGAATGCTGCTCACAAGCATGGGGTTTCTGTCTTGG GTACGTTTATCACAGAATGGGAAGATGGTGACAAGTCCTGTGAATCCTTTCTGGCCGGCGACGAGTCTGCGTATAAAGCAGTTGCAGATCAGATGGTTTCACTTGCACATTTCTACAGGTTTGATGGATGGTTGATTAACATTGAGAATGCACTTAGT CCAGTTGCAGTGTCTCGGATTCCTTTGTTCCTCTCCTATTTAACAGAGAAGCTGCACTCACAAGTGCCCGGAGGTCTGGTTCTCTGGTATGACAGTGTGATCCACAGCGGGGAGCTGAAGTGGCAGAATGAACTTAATGATGAAAATAG ACAGTTTTTCAATGTATGTGATGGAATTTTCACAAACTACAACTGGAAGGAAGAGCAGCTCCAGCGCATGACAGCGGAGCCGCGCAAGACCGAGATCTATGTTGGAGTGGATATCTTTGCTAGGGGAGACGTTATAGGAGGAAAGTTTGAAACTTTCAAG TCATTGGAGATGATCCGTCAGTATGGCTTCTCTGCTGCACTGTTTGCTCCAGGATGGGTGTTCGAGTGCTTCAACAGGGAGCAATTTCTTGAGAACCAACACAG GTTTTGGTCTCTCTTGGAGAAGCAACTCTACAGTCACAGTCTCAGCACCCTCCCTATATGCTCCTCTTTCTGCCTTGGGCGTGGGAAAAAGAGATTTTCCTATGGACAG GCAGAAGATATCGGTCCTTGGTTTAACCTGAGTGCTCAGGAGTTACAGCCCTTCTTCACTGAAGTGACTATTGACGAAGGGGCCAGTTATGTCAAGTCTCGAATCTGCCCACAAGATGCCTGGCATGGGGGCAACTCCCTCCTCATTGAAGGAATGTTGTCAACAGAAACTAAGGGGGTTTCTCTGAG GCTATTCTCTCTACATGTTCCAGCTCCGGAAAAGCTCATGCTATCTATTGTGTACAAGTTTGAGGGTGTTCCCAATGTTTCAGCGTCACTGGAGCTCTCCACACAAGATGCTCCTTATTGCGACGTGGAGAGTGTCACTGCAATAACTG CGAGTGCACCAAGTCAGACGCGTACTCTGGAACCCCTTTCAGAACCTCCCCTGTTTCTTATGACTCCTGAACAGGACAAAACATCTGGATGGATAAAAAA GTTTTATGAGGTGCAGCTTAGTGGATGTTTGCTGACCAGTTCATCCGTACGCTTTTCAAGAACAAAGAGCAACGGCGAAAGCGAGAGCTTTGTGTGCCGCATTGGAGAAATAAGG ATTCTAGATGCTTCTCTACCTCTACAGCCTCCCGTTCAGCCTTCTGACCTCACTTTGTCTCACGTACATTGGCGAAGAGACCAGGACAGCAATCAGTTGTTTGTCAGCTTGACCCTTCACTGGAGCCATGCTATGGACAACGTCCGGCACTTTCGCATATACTGCCGCGGTGTTACTTGTCATCGAGCTCCAGAGTCGCAGCCTCATCTTCTCGGGTTGGCACATGCTTGCGTTTACCGTGTGGTTGATCTAGCTGTACCAAATCCATGTCCACCCGCTCCTGGTAGGCTTGAGTTctcagttcagcctgttaataAGGATACTGTTGAAATCTTACCTCCTACATGGGGGAATCTGGTCTTGGAGTTTGTGGAGCAGACGCACACAGAGGTGTAA